One part of the Roseomonas gilardii genome encodes these proteins:
- a CDS encoding ABC transporter permease: MLRFALRRVGQMLPTLALAVVAVFFLARAMPGDAVSAMLGERGTDEAVKRITAELGLDRSVPEQLWSYVTLLAQGNLGMSIGARVPVLQLVAERLPATLLLTLMAIILSLLLSLPLAFIAALRAGRWQDVAVRSGLQVGLSAPIFFLGLLLLTLFAAQWRIFPVGGYGDTPLEHIYHLFLPALTLALSFTAVATRSLRASLLGTLRAEHVAFARSKGLPESVVMRSHVLRPAAAATVSLVGLQIGGLLGGAVITESVFAIPGVGRLMVDSIFARDYPVVQGLTLVLAVLVSLTFLVTDLTVAWLDPRATQRRRA; the protein is encoded by the coding sequence GTGCTGCGCTTCGCCCTGCGCCGCGTCGGCCAGATGCTGCCGACCCTCGCCCTGGCGGTGGTCGCGGTCTTCTTCCTGGCGCGCGCCATGCCGGGGGATGCCGTCTCGGCCATGCTGGGGGAGCGCGGCACCGACGAGGCCGTGAAGCGCATCACCGCCGAGCTGGGGCTGGACCGGTCGGTGCCGGAGCAGCTCTGGTCCTATGTGACGCTGCTGGCCCAGGGCAATCTGGGCATGTCGATCGGCGCCCGCGTGCCGGTGCTGCAACTGGTGGCGGAACGCCTGCCGGCCACGCTGCTGCTGACGCTGATGGCCATCATCCTGTCGCTCCTGCTCAGCCTGCCGCTGGCCTTCATCGCCGCGCTGCGCGCCGGGCGGTGGCAGGATGTGGCGGTCCGCAGCGGCCTCCAGGTCGGGCTCAGCGCGCCGATCTTCTTCCTGGGCCTGCTGCTGCTCACGCTCTTCGCGGCGCAGTGGCGGATCTTCCCGGTGGGCGGCTATGGCGACACGCCGCTGGAGCATATCTACCACCTCTTCCTGCCTGCCCTGACGCTGGCCCTTTCCTTCACCGCCGTGGCCACGCGCTCGCTGCGCGCCTCGCTGCTCGGCACGCTGCGGGCGGAACACGTGGCCTTCGCCCGCTCCAAGGGCCTGCCGGAATCCGTGGTGATGCGCTCCCACGTCCTGCGCCCGGCGGCGGCGGCCACGGTCTCCCTGGTCGGGCTGCAGATCGGCGGGCTGCTGGGCGGCGCGGTGATCACCGAGAGCGTCTTCGCCATCCCCGGCGTGGGGCGGCTGATGGTGGACAGCATCTTCGCCCGCGACTACCCCGTGGTGCAGGGGTTGACCCTGGTCCTGGCCGTGCTGGTCTCCCTCACCTTCCTCGTCACCGACCTCACCGTGGCCTGGCTCGACCCCCGCGCCACGCAGCGGAGGCGCGCATGA
- a CDS encoding ABC transporter permease, with protein sequence MRELALGGVILGVVVLCALVPQLIAPYDPLFFDYNALMASPSWEHPFGTDQFGRDVLSRTVWAARVDLQIAVLAVAGPMLVGGFLGLMAGYLGGIADTILGRAMDLVVTFPFLVLVIAIVAVLGPGLTNMYIAIAIAGWVPYARLMRGEVAVVAATDHISAARGLGYGTARILGRHVLPNAVRPVLAYAVSDMALAILLGSSLGYLGLGAQPPEAEWGVLVADGKNFLTQAPWIALFPGVAVVICGLGFSLLGDGLADRMDIRR encoded by the coding sequence ATGAGGGAGCTGGCCCTCGGCGGCGTCATCCTGGGCGTGGTGGTGCTCTGCGCCCTGGTGCCGCAGCTCATCGCCCCCTACGACCCGCTCTTCTTCGACTACAACGCCCTGATGGCGTCGCCCTCCTGGGAGCATCCCTTCGGCACCGACCAGTTCGGCCGCGATGTCCTGTCCCGCACCGTCTGGGCCGCGCGGGTGGACCTGCAGATCGCCGTGCTCGCCGTGGCCGGGCCCATGCTCGTCGGCGGCTTCCTCGGGCTGATGGCCGGCTATCTCGGCGGCATCGCCGACACGATCCTGGGCCGCGCCATGGACCTCGTCGTCACCTTCCCCTTCCTGGTGCTGGTGATCGCCATCGTCGCCGTGCTCGGCCCGGGCCTGACCAACATGTACATCGCCATCGCCATCGCCGGCTGGGTTCCCTATGCGCGGCTGATGCGGGGCGAGGTCGCGGTGGTCGCCGCCACCGACCACATCTCGGCGGCGCGCGGCCTGGGCTACGGCACCGCCCGCATCCTGGGCCGCCATGTCCTGCCGAACGCGGTGCGGCCGGTGCTCGCCTATGCCGTCTCCGACATGGCGCTCGCCATCCTGCTGGGCTCCTCGCTCGGCTATCTCGGCCTGGGCGCGCAGCCGCCGGAGGCCGAGTGGGGCGTGCTCGTCGCCGACGGCAAGAACTTCCTGACCCAGGCGCCCTGGATCGCGCTCTTCCCCGGCGTCGCCGTGGTGATCTGCGGCCTCGGCTTCTCGCTCCTGGGCGACGGGCTGGCGGACCGCATGGACATCCGGCGTTGA